One part of the Mariniblastus fucicola genome encodes these proteins:
- a CDS encoding SHD1 domain-containing protein has translation MKLNKQHGAALRNDWFELIFFENLKVRSSFSKSARLALGFCLAIHFLFACDLQGQEFKTWTDRTGKFSVEAKFLAAENGKVVLLDRTGKRITVAIDRLSATDRTEIEKLQGDPFELQDSPSVEAVRSVTCVIWSEFEGKSHASAGMVFFKDEEFAFASFEAERGRRYSGSCKVVLIDESGNEKRVDGEMWEAEGPTQSVTVKFDSRHVTNTLLDLPIAECEQGMNVQIVGTEIARGQNSDSVAPMTFEGKITKIFRGRDNSIERVQMDSKDFKIDRLALVINANGAFVGIPGNLPRGSTTRELFPASMIPSLIPPHVSSPKARLLKQDDAFETFEIEGLWYDSWQAEAKELLVYRYDHTEREVSESLLQGQSGLRLETKKGKYPASFVGKIKIPTNGSNVKRLVIRSKRTIGGKEFFSKPVTIKMPRKLAGTDAKNTGRKPVRPKNRGRSTRIPVIKKSSLVPLTDTERTELEANKAWVKTEAPKPAAEKKSAIAKDTDLGGLAAKEINAAISCDPIWSKGGTELYYSDTSGKLIRTEYPSFEQTHVLPTGTKPVSIALANNCALTLSEKGQVLIVDSSDLKVKHRLVAKGATQLAAAPTSRYAYAGGDNGIQVIDTMAGRVVSMLEFPVLDVAATSDGKYLLTSSKPGQIGRFAIEDEHLTFEETSQPHGGNRPLCLCADDKHVALPGGSASRGTLLFSIDNLQTPKLKLEEGVRGRTLDIDPASKRILLCTNDFSLIVLDSKGVRNAKFKASDYKYQVKSYVAHPSDGSLLILGGDVFNQSQAQLLGVRLAGKPEDWKVGDSNGLPTISFSTLDPVDVDEPMMGDEVGIDGPAKAFELKLDRSKFGEALPIFSPKGDRLYLLDRDGVLSMYSVPEFRKLKTLNTGQGYGRAFTMTRSGLLVGCRANDCVYLVDNESLKIKKRFFTSCNLVLAGSPKSKYAIGTGTTPNRKKEICVFDVNRGKVIFSETQREFLERQKEKFPENENFPLSEVMTMSPDGKHLFVSAGSLARYRVTRDGLMFEEVSQAFCEFSQPVFGGKLVATPGGNRCPFNSDWPIINESHYVFAMDNLQKPKFVVDSGEEASTMTFHPKRPLIYAQNDQHPLIIFRTDGTRVDSCTFHNERKSDIFRFFVSPSGKGILALSHDWTYWFELK, from the coding sequence ATGAAACTCAACAAACAGCATGGAGCCGCGCTCCGAAACGACTGGTTCGAATTGATCTTTTTTGAAAATCTGAAAGTGCGAAGTTCATTCTCAAAGTCCGCGCGGCTGGCATTGGGGTTTTGCCTCGCGATTCATTTCCTTTTTGCCTGCGATTTACAGGGGCAAGAATTCAAAACGTGGACCGATCGGACCGGAAAATTTAGTGTCGAAGCCAAATTCCTCGCTGCAGAAAACGGCAAAGTTGTTTTGCTGGATCGCACCGGTAAAAGAATCACGGTTGCAATCGATCGGCTCAGCGCCACTGATCGCACAGAGATCGAAAAACTGCAAGGCGATCCCTTTGAACTTCAAGACTCACCAAGCGTTGAAGCGGTTCGTTCTGTGACATGTGTCATCTGGTCTGAATTTGAAGGAAAGTCTCACGCGTCTGCTGGCATGGTTTTCTTCAAGGACGAAGAGTTTGCCTTTGCTTCGTTTGAGGCTGAGCGTGGCAGGCGATATTCAGGAAGCTGCAAAGTCGTATTGATCGATGAGTCGGGAAACGAGAAACGGGTCGATGGCGAAATGTGGGAGGCCGAAGGACCGACTCAGAGTGTGACCGTCAAATTCGACTCCCGTCATGTGACCAACACATTGTTGGATCTGCCAATTGCCGAATGTGAACAAGGCATGAACGTTCAGATCGTTGGGACGGAAATCGCTCGAGGTCAAAACTCGGATTCGGTCGCGCCGATGACTTTCGAGGGCAAAATCACGAAGATCTTTCGAGGCAGAGACAATTCAATTGAACGCGTGCAAATGGATTCGAAAGATTTCAAGATTGACCGTCTCGCATTGGTCATCAATGCCAACGGTGCCTTTGTCGGAATTCCCGGAAATCTTCCACGCGGTTCGACCACCAGAGAGTTATTTCCCGCGAGTATGATTCCTTCTTTGATTCCACCGCATGTGAGTTCACCCAAAGCACGACTCCTCAAGCAGGATGATGCGTTTGAGACATTCGAAATCGAAGGCTTGTGGTACGACTCGTGGCAAGCCGAAGCAAAAGAACTTTTGGTCTATCGCTATGACCACACCGAACGTGAAGTGTCAGAGTCATTGTTGCAGGGTCAATCTGGTCTTCGGCTGGAAACCAAAAAGGGAAAGTATCCGGCTTCATTTGTGGGCAAAATCAAGATCCCAACGAATGGTTCCAACGTAAAACGACTGGTGATTCGCTCGAAAAGAACCATCGGCGGCAAGGAGTTTTTCTCAAAACCAGTCACAATCAAAATGCCTCGGAAGCTTGCCGGGACCGACGCAAAAAACACGGGCAGAAAACCGGTTCGACCAAAAAATCGGGGGCGCTCAACGCGAATTCCGGTCATCAAGAAATCGTCACTTGTTCCTTTGACCGATACCGAGCGCACTGAACTGGAAGCCAACAAGGCCTGGGTTAAAACAGAAGCACCCAAACCCGCCGCAGAAAAGAAGTCGGCCATTGCCAAAGATACCGATCTGGGTGGGCTTGCTGCGAAGGAGATCAACGCTGCCATAAGTTGCGATCCCATTTGGTCAAAGGGTGGAACTGAGCTTTACTACTCAGACACCAGCGGAAAATTGATTCGCACCGAATATCCTTCTTTCGAGCAGACTCATGTTTTGCCGACGGGAACCAAGCCGGTGTCTATCGCGCTGGCCAACAATTGCGCGCTGACGCTTTCAGAAAAAGGCCAGGTTCTGATCGTTGATTCATCGGATCTGAAAGTGAAGCATCGTCTTGTCGCCAAAGGCGCCACTCAACTCGCGGCCGCGCCAACGAGCCGCTACGCCTATGCTGGAGGCGACAACGGGATTCAGGTGATCGACACGATGGCTGGACGCGTGGTAAGCATGTTGGAGTTTCCCGTTCTGGATGTCGCTGCGACTTCGGACGGCAAGTACCTGCTGACTTCATCGAAGCCTGGTCAGATCGGTCGGTTCGCCATTGAAGATGAACATTTGACGTTTGAAGAAACCAGCCAGCCACATGGAGGCAACCGTCCACTCTGTTTGTGTGCGGACGACAAGCACGTCGCGCTGCCGGGCGGATCGGCCAGTCGCGGCACCTTGCTGTTTTCGATTGACAACCTTCAGACGCCCAAACTGAAGCTCGAAGAAGGCGTTCGCGGACGCACGTTGGATATTGACCCTGCTTCCAAACGGATCTTACTTTGCACCAACGACTTTTCACTCATCGTGCTGGACTCAAAAGGAGTCAGGAATGCGAAATTCAAGGCGTCGGATTACAAATATCAAGTCAAAAGCTACGTGGCTCATCCGAGTGATGGAAGTTTGTTGATCCTTGGTGGCGACGTGTTCAACCAGTCGCAGGCTCAGCTGCTTGGCGTGCGTCTCGCTGGCAAGCCCGAGGATTGGAAAGTCGGCGACTCAAACGGCCTGCCCACGATTTCTTTTAGTACGCTTGACCCCGTCGATGTGGATGAGCCAATGATGGGCGACGAAGTTGGTATCGACGGCCCGGCCAAAGCCTTCGAGCTCAAACTGGATCGCTCCAAATTTGGAGAAGCACTGCCGATTTTCTCACCCAAGGGAGATCGTCTCTATTTGCTGGACCGGGATGGAGTCCTGTCGATGTATTCTGTGCCCGAATTTCGCAAGCTCAAAACGCTCAACACAGGACAGGGGTACGGTCGTGCCTTTACCATGACCCGAAGTGGCTTGCTCGTGGGCTGTCGTGCCAACGACTGCGTCTATCTGGTTGACAACGAGTCTTTGAAAATCAAGAAGCGGTTTTTTACTTCTTGCAATCTCGTTCTCGCGGGTTCACCAAAGTCAAAATACGCGATTGGGACGGGAACGACACCAAACCGGAAGAAAGAGATTTGCGTTTTTGATGTGAACAGGGGAAAGGTCATTTTTTCGGAGACTCAACGCGAATTCCTCGAAAGACAAAAGGAGAAGTTTCCGGAGAACGAGAACTTTCCGTTATCCGAAGTCATGACGATGTCGCCTGACGGCAAACATCTCTTCGTTTCTGCCGGGAGTCTCGCCCGCTATCGGGTGACACGGGATGGCCTGATGTTCGAAGAAGTCAGTCAGGCGTTCTGCGAATTCAGTCAGCCAGTCTTCGGCGGCAAATTGGTAGCCACTCCTGGGGGAAACCGTTGTCCGTTTAACAGTGACTGGCCAATCATTAACGAATCACACTACGTTTTCGCGATGGACAATCTTCAAAAGCCAAAGTTTGTAGTCGACAGCGGTGAAGAGGCCAGCACAATGACCTTTCACCCGAAAAGGCCACTGATCTACGCGCAGAACGACCAGCACCCTTTGATAATTTTCCGAACGGACGGGACGCGAGTGGATTCATGCACGTTTCACAATGAGCGCAAGTCTGACATCTTTCGTTTCTTCGTGTCGCCAAGCGGCAAAGGCATTCTTGCGCTATCGCATGACTGGACTTACTGGTTTGAATTGAAGTAA
- a CDS encoding transposase, with the protein MRAWTNPFSTGEPLAYFLSWTTYGTWLPGDERGWNRKGEHESLPSNMAREESAIGDLNEPPFLLTPTDRSLVETTIRKHCEIRGWKLHAVNVRSNHAHVVVIDPQTRPETTVAQFKSWCTRKLKPNHPDRKRFWTEGASTRWINEDAGLASAIEYTLEAQGRNGVE; encoded by the coding sequence ATGCGGGCATGGACAAACCCGTTTTCAACTGGTGAACCGCTCGCCTATTTCCTGTCGTGGACGACTTACGGAACGTGGCTTCCCGGCGATGAGAGAGGATGGAATCGCAAAGGTGAACATGAGTCACTTCCGTCGAATATGGCAAGGGAGGAGTCAGCCATCGGGGACTTAAATGAACCTCCATTCTTACTCACTCCCACCGATCGAAGTCTTGTTGAAACGACGATTCGGAAGCATTGCGAGATACGCGGTTGGAAGTTGCATGCTGTTAATGTTAGGTCAAATCACGCGCATGTCGTGGTAATTGATCCCCAAACCAGACCGGAAACGACGGTGGCTCAGTTTAAGTCATGGTGTACGAGAAAACTAAAGCCGAATCATCCGGATCGTAAGCGATTTTGGACCGAAGGTGCGAGCACACGATGGATCAATGAGGATGCTGGATTAGCGAGTGCGATCGAATACACGTTGGAGGCTCAGGGTCGGAATGGTGTGGAGTGA
- a CDS encoding calcium-binding protein, producing the protein MKTTQIFSTALFLIAALFTAAATHAQSIDNDIDLDDGVLTIEGDWTVDFIYVWLDDDEIEVEILQWRDMGDVYTENPAKTRSRDFDIEDVDSIEIYSEGGIDQIQIDNLPESVISLWIESGDGNDYLYCLAEGSVQAFCGSGNDTATIFESNGVFVFGGEGNDRINTGHGDDYVEGGSGDDHISTSLGNDSINAGAGHDFVNAGMGHDLVVGGSGDDRLIGDGGNDHLYGGPGDDDLLGDYGKNGKLAGGGTDYLDGQEGDDIVRCDYDGNVDTLVGSAGADEFIYRVYSSHLITSGRGGPFDIHNLQRQTTEWERDQVVDFSVAEGDKLTSRKR; encoded by the coding sequence ATGAAAACGACTCAAATATTCAGCACTGCACTTTTTCTGATCGCTGCCCTGTTTACGGCAGCTGCCACACATGCCCAAAGCATCGATAACGACATCGATCTTGACGATGGCGTGCTGACGATCGAAGGCGATTGGACAGTGGATTTCATTTATGTATGGCTGGATGATGACGAGATCGAAGTCGAAATTCTCCAGTGGCGAGACATGGGAGACGTCTACACAGAGAATCCTGCGAAGACACGATCAAGAGATTTTGACATTGAGGATGTAGATTCGATAGAAATTTATTCTGAGGGCGGAATCGATCAAATCCAAATTGACAACCTACCCGAGAGTGTCATTTCTTTGTGGATCGAAAGCGGCGATGGGAATGACTATCTTTACTGTCTTGCAGAGGGCAGCGTCCAAGCCTTCTGTGGGAGCGGCAATGATACCGCCACGATCTTTGAATCAAATGGCGTTTTTGTATTCGGAGGTGAAGGTAATGATCGAATTAATACAGGACATGGTGATGACTATGTCGAAGGAGGATCGGGCGATGACCATATCAGCACAAGCTTGGGAAATGACAGCATCAATGCTGGTGCCGGACATGACTTCGTCAATGCGGGAATGGGTCATGATCTTGTGGTGGGCGGAAGCGGCGATGACCGGCTGATTGGCGACGGGGGCAATGATCATCTCTACGGCGGCCCGGGCGACGATGATTTGCTAGGTGACTACGGAAAAAACGGCAAACTGGCCGGCGGCGGAACGGATTACCTTGACGGTCAAGAAGGCGACGACATTGTGCGATGCGACTACGACGGCAACGTCGACACGCTTGTCGGGAGCGCAGGAGCAGACGAATTCATTTACCGTGTCTACAGCAGCCACTTGATCACGTCAGGTCGAGGCGGGCCATTTGATATTCACAATTTGCAGCGTCAAACCACCGAATGGGAACGCGATCAGGTAGTGGACTTCAGTGTCGCCGAAGGTGACAAACTGACCTCACGAAAGAGGTAG
- a CDS encoding mobile mystery protein B — MSKIVGEPYGATPLDPDELKGLKHKHVRTRGQLDELEQFNIQEGLKWLNQLKKVELFCDSFARELHEKLFGQVWDWAGTFRLTEKSIGIVPYQIPVQLRQLLDNARYWVEHQTYSPLEFAARFHHKLVFIHPFPNGNGRHARIMADTVLTKVLGQKPIDWAGGFDIQRMSSRRTQYIEALRAADGGDIGPLLAFVS, encoded by the coding sequence ATGAGTAAGATCGTCGGCGAACCCTACGGCGCAACACCGCTTGATCCAGATGAACTTAAAGGTCTGAAGCACAAGCACGTAAGGACGCGGGGGCAACTTGATGAATTGGAGCAATTCAATATTCAAGAGGGGTTAAAGTGGCTCAATCAACTGAAGAAGGTGGAGCTATTTTGCGATTCATTTGCGCGTGAATTGCATGAAAAACTCTTTGGACAAGTTTGGGATTGGGCAGGAACATTTCGACTGACTGAAAAGAGCATTGGGATTGTTCCATACCAGATTCCTGTTCAGTTGCGTCAACTTCTCGACAATGCCCGTTATTGGGTCGAGCATCAAACATATTCCCCGCTAGAGTTTGCTGCGCGTTTTCATCATAAGCTGGTCTTCATCCATCCTTTTCCGAACGGAAATGGCCGACACGCCCGAATAATGGCTGACACGGTGCTTACTAAAGTACTTGGGCAAAAGCCGATAGATTGGGCAGGTGGGTTCGACATTCAAAGAATGTCAAGTCGCCGAACTCAATACATTGAAGCTCTTCGCGCTGCAGACGGTGGTGATATTGGGCCACTGTTGGCGTTCGTTTCCTAA
- a CDS encoding mobile mystery protein A, producing MSIKAVIARQLRENVNEARKQFGQVETPSGGWLRTVRTALGMSGAQLARRMGITRGAISRSEKAEIEGAITINTMKQIAANMNCRFVYAVIPDRDVEEIIEHRAREKATELVNQAGVHMALEAQNLTNQQMEKHIEQVVNDLLARPSSLWNEE from the coding sequence ATGAGCATCAAAGCGGTCATAGCTCGTCAGCTTCGAGAGAATGTGAACGAAGCTCGAAAGCAATTTGGACAAGTGGAAACCCCATCTGGGGGTTGGCTGCGCACGGTGCGCACAGCGCTTGGAATGTCTGGTGCTCAGCTTGCACGAAGAATGGGAATAACCCGCGGGGCGATTTCGCGCAGTGAAAAGGCAGAAATTGAGGGAGCAATAACCATCAACACAATGAAACAGATTGCGGCAAATATGAATTGCCGTTTTGTGTACGCCGTAATTCCAGACCGAGATGTAGAAGAAATTATTGAACATCGAGCGCGCGAAAAAGCTACAGAACTAGTCAATCAAGCCGGTGTTCACATGGCCCTTGAAGCCCAAAACCTCACGAATCAACAAATGGAAAAACACATCGAACAAGTTGTGAACGACCTACTGGCAAGGCCCTCAAGCTTGTGGAACGAAGAATGA
- a CDS encoding WD40/YVTN/BNR-like repeat-containing protein produces MRLIGTSANRFLAIFLLVATTALSTNAPDASAQSKLDVARDSIFSSLKFRSIGPFRGGRSAAVSGVPNNPMLYYMGAAGGGVWKTEDAGATWTNVSDGYFGGSIGAVAVAPSNPNVIYVGGGEVTVRGNVSHGSGMWKSVNGGKSWTSVGLTDSHHIPRIRIHPTDSNTVFAAVLGHLYGPNQQRGVFKSTDGGNSWKKVLFANENAGAVDLTFDPNDPNTMYASTWRIRRTPYSLESGGEGSGVWKSTDGGESWKEITANKGLPAGPIGISGVAVSPVDSDRVFVIIEAPEGGLFRSDDGGETFTRINSERTLRQRAWYYTRVYCGPTNKDEVYVVNVRFWRSADGGKSFSSIRTPHGDHHDLWIDPDNAKRMIVADDGGGQVSNDGGANWSTYMNQPTAQFYRVATDNHFPYRIYGAQQDNSTVRIDSRTSGRSIGERDWESTAGGESGHIAPDPNDPEIVYGGSYGGYLTRYNHRTKERRSINVWPDNPMGHGAGDGKFRFQWNFPIFFSRHDPSVLYTAGNVMFKTTNGGESWQQISEDLTRNDPSKLGSSGGPITKDNTSVEYYCTIFAACESATDADTIWAGSDDGLLHVTRDGGESWTDVTPPDMPEWSQINSIEAHPTEPGGLYVAATRYKLDDFAPYLFKTTDYGETWTKITNGIDAKHFTRVIRSSTTRAGMLFAGTESGLYVSFDDGQQWTAFQCNLPVVPITDLAIKDDDLIVATQGRSFWVLDDLSLLNQLNESAAKSDVHLFESRPVYRMSGGGSETVGRTSGQNVRSGAPIRFFLREKPEEDVECSLTIVDSADTVVHQWHSKPDEKNKDADKHDQTKLELETGLNEVRWNLRYPSAKTFDGMVLWGGGTQGPTAVPGTYTANLKIGDEEFTTEFEIQKDPRSSSSVEDLQGQFDFLVVIRDKLSEVHQSIARTRDLKSQITSFKKRIADDEKYESLSEQADELVKELTEVEEALYQTKNRSPQDPLNYPIKLNNRLSALVSVASTGDYAPTAQSFEVRDMLITEIDELLDQQNEVVSKGIKKFNSAIRKAKVPAIWVEE; encoded by the coding sequence ATGCGACTCATCGGCACTTCCGCAAATCGTTTTCTGGCAATCTTTCTCCTCGTCGCGACGACTGCCCTGTCTACAAATGCTCCCGACGCCAGCGCCCAATCAAAACTAGACGTTGCTCGCGACTCCATCTTCTCCTCCCTCAAGTTCCGCTCCATCGGCCCCTTCCGCGGCGGCCGCTCTGCAGCCGTCTCTGGCGTCCCCAACAACCCGATGCTGTACTACATGGGCGCTGCCGGCGGCGGAGTCTGGAAAACCGAAGACGCTGGAGCCACCTGGACCAACGTCAGCGACGGATACTTTGGCGGATCGATCGGAGCGGTCGCTGTCGCACCCTCCAACCCCAACGTGATCTATGTCGGTGGCGGCGAAGTCACCGTGCGCGGCAACGTCTCGCACGGATCCGGCATGTGGAAATCCGTCAACGGCGGCAAATCCTGGACTTCCGTTGGCTTGACCGACTCACACCACATCCCTCGCATCCGCATCCACCCAACCGACTCCAACACCGTCTTCGCAGCCGTACTCGGTCACCTCTACGGCCCCAACCAACAACGCGGCGTCTTCAAAAGCACCGACGGCGGCAACTCCTGGAAGAAAGTCCTCTTCGCCAACGAAAACGCCGGAGCCGTTGATCTGACTTTCGATCCAAACGACCCCAACACCATGTACGCTTCCACCTGGCGAATCCGCCGCACGCCTTACAGCCTCGAAAGCGGCGGCGAAGGTTCCGGCGTCTGGAAATCCACCGATGGCGGCGAAAGCTGGAAAGAAATCACAGCCAACAAAGGACTCCCGGCCGGCCCGATCGGCATCTCGGGCGTTGCCGTGTCTCCCGTCGATTCGGACCGAGTCTTCGTCATCATCGAAGCCCCCGAAGGAGGCCTCTTTCGCTCCGACGACGGCGGCGAAACTTTCACGCGAATCAACTCCGAGCGCACACTTCGCCAACGAGCCTGGTACTACACGCGGGTTTACTGCGGGCCAACGAACAAGGACGAAGTCTACGTCGTGAACGTTCGGTTCTGGAGATCCGCTGACGGCGGCAAGTCCTTCAGCAGCATTCGGACTCCGCATGGCGACCATCATGACTTGTGGATCGATCCCGACAACGCGAAGCGGATGATCGTTGCCGACGACGGCGGCGGACAAGTCTCCAACGACGGCGGAGCGAACTGGTCGACTTACATGAACCAGCCCACCGCTCAGTTCTATCGCGTCGCCACCGACAACCACTTTCCCTACCGCATCTACGGCGCCCAACAAGACAACTCAACCGTTCGCATCGACAGCCGCACCAGCGGTCGATCGATCGGCGAACGCGATTGGGAATCGACCGCCGGCGGCGAAAGCGGCCACATCGCTCCCGACCCCAACGACCCCGAAATCGTTTACGGCGGATCGTACGGCGGCTACCTGACGCGATACAACCACCGCACCAAAGAGCGTCGCAGCATCAACGTCTGGCCCGACAACCCGATGGGCCACGGAGCAGGCGATGGCAAGTTCCGATTCCAATGGAACTTTCCGATCTTCTTCTCGCGTCACGACCCTTCCGTCCTCTACACGGCCGGCAACGTTATGTTCAAGACAACCAACGGCGGTGAAAGCTGGCAGCAAATCAGCGAAGACCTAACCCGCAACGATCCTTCGAAGCTTGGATCATCCGGAGGCCCGATCACGAAAGACAACACCAGCGTCGAGTACTACTGCACGATCTTCGCGGCCTGCGAATCGGCCACTGACGCCGACACCATCTGGGCTGGCAGCGACGACGGACTGCTGCACGTGACTCGCGACGGTGGCGAATCCTGGACCGACGTCACGCCACCGGATATGCCCGAGTGGTCGCAGATCAATTCCATCGAAGCCCATCCGACCGAACCCGGAGGCCTCTACGTCGCTGCGACGCGTTACAAGCTGGACGACTTCGCGCCTTATCTGTTCAAGACCACGGACTACGGCGAGACTTGGACCAAAATCACTAACGGCATCGACGCCAAACACTTCACCCGCGTGATCCGATCCAGCACCACCCGAGCCGGCATGTTGTTCGCCGGAACGGAAAGCGGGCTGTACGTTTCGTTCGACGACGGCCAGCAGTGGACAGCGTTTCAGTGCAACCTTCCCGTCGTTCCGATCACCGACCTGGCAATCAAAGACGATGACTTGATCGTCGCCACCCAGGGCCGATCGTTTTGGGTGCTGGACGATCTTTCGTTGCTCAACCAGTTGAACGAGTCCGCAGCCAAATCCGATGTTCATCTTTTCGAATCAAGACCCGTTTATCGGATGTCCGGTGGCGGTTCGGAAACCGTCGGGCGAACTTCCGGGCAAAACGTTCGATCCGGAGCACCGATTCGATTCTTCCTCAGAGAGAAACCCGAGGAAGACGTCGAATGTTCGCTCACGATCGTCGACTCCGCCGACACTGTCGTCCACCAATGGCACTCCAAGCCCGACGAGAAGAACAAGGACGCCGACAAACATGATCAAACCAAACTGGAACTGGAAACCGGCCTCAACGAAGTCCGTTGGAACTTGCGATATCCGTCAGCCAAAACGTTCGACGGCATGGTCCTGTGGGGCGGCGGCACGCAAGGCCCAACAGCCGTTCCCGGCACCTACACCGCGAACCTGAAAATCGGCGACGAGGAATTCACCACCGAGTTCGAAATCCAAAAGGACCCTCGTTCGTCATCATCGGTAGAAGACTTGCAGGGCCAGTTCGATTTCCTGGTCGTGATCCGCGACAAGCTTTCCGAAGTCCACCAATCGATCGCCCGCACGCGTGACTTGAAATCACAAATTACATCCTTCAAAAAGCGCATCGCCGACGACGAGAAGTACGAGTCGCTCAGCGAGCAAGCCGACGAATTGGTCAAGGAGTTGACCGAGGTCGAAGAAGCCTTGTACCAAACGAAGAACCGCAGCCCACAGGATCCGCTGAACTATCCCATCAAGCTCAACAATCGTTTGAGCGCCTTGGTCAGCGTCGCCAGCACCGGCGACTACGCTCCGACGGCTCAATCCTTCGAAGTCCGCGACATGCTAATCACCGAGATCGACGAGCTCCTCGACCAGCAAAACGAAGTCGTCTCCAAAGGCATCAAGAAGTTCAACTCCGCCATCCGCAAAGCCAAAGTGCCCGCGATCTGGGTTGAGGAATAG
- a CDS encoding transposase, producing the protein MTQSDFNTGEPLAYFLTWTTYGTWLPGDDRGWNRKGEHESLPRNVARFESARGELKEEPFLLSASDHEVVKNTIHKHCGIRNWQLHAVNVRSNHVHVVVAASETKPQTVVSQLKAWATRHLGDAYPNRKRFWTEGASTRWINREADLASAIEYTLEAQDLKGVE; encoded by the coding sequence ATGACTCAAAGTGACTTCAACACCGGCGAACCACTCGCCTACTTCCTCACGTGGACAACGTACGGAACATGGTTGCCGGGTGACGATCGTGGATGGAATCGGAAAGGCGAACATGAATCGCTTCCACGAAATGTGGCAAGGTTTGAGTCGGCCCGTGGCGAATTAAAAGAGGAGCCATTTCTGTTGTCCGCATCTGATCATGAGGTCGTCAAGAATACGATCCACAAGCATTGCGGAATTCGAAATTGGCAATTGCACGCGGTTAACGTTAGGTCGAATCATGTCCATGTGGTTGTGGCTGCGTCTGAAACGAAACCGCAAACGGTGGTGTCGCAGCTTAAAGCTTGGGCAACTCGCCATCTTGGGGATGCGTATCCGAATCGAAAACGGTTCTGGACGGAGGGAGCCAGCACGCGGTGGATTAACAGGGAAGCTGACCTGGCGAGTGCAATCGAATACACGCTTGAGGCGCAAGATCTCAAAGGCGTCGAGTAG
- the rsgA gene encoding ribosome small subunit-dependent GTPase A — MSYEQLRGIGWNPFFEQQVSVEESSNGLIVRVSAHHGSQILMLGIDGEFAVPVQLAESAGEVAVGDWLIVNAQDHRAIRRLDRQTLLHRKAAGEEVKAQLIASNIDTIFIVSSCNDDFNLSRIERYLALSLQANINPVVVLTKADLNDRAAECRREAEQLHPGLLVEALDARDPEQAEVLVDWCGPGKTVALLGSSGVGKSTLANALGVGGLATAGIREHDAKGRHTTTARSLHLLPSGGVLIDNPGIRELQLPACEEGIADLFEDILEVAQQCRFRNCSHEGDDGCAIAAAVESGELEQRRFTSFMKLRAEQARNSQSLAERHQREKATGKMYKSIIAAKKKRRGE; from the coding sequence ATGAGCTATGAACAGCTTCGTGGAATCGGGTGGAATCCATTTTTCGAGCAACAGGTCTCTGTGGAAGAATCTTCCAATGGTCTGATTGTTCGTGTTTCGGCTCATCATGGCAGCCAGATTTTGATGCTTGGAATCGATGGCGAATTTGCCGTTCCGGTTCAGCTGGCTGAATCCGCGGGAGAAGTCGCCGTCGGAGACTGGCTGATTGTCAACGCCCAAGATCATCGCGCGATTCGGCGGCTTGATCGACAAACGTTGCTGCACCGTAAAGCTGCTGGCGAAGAGGTGAAAGCACAACTGATCGCGTCCAACATCGACACGATCTTTATCGTCAGTTCGTGCAACGATGACTTCAATCTTTCGCGAATTGAACGTTATCTCGCGTTGTCCCTGCAAGCCAACATTAACCCCGTCGTCGTTTTGACGAAGGCAGACCTCAACGATCGAGCCGCCGAATGCCGCCGCGAGGCCGAGCAACTTCACCCCGGCCTGCTGGTTGAAGCGCTTGATGCTCGCGATCCAGAACAAGCGGAAGTTCTTGTTGATTGGTGCGGGCCGGGGAAGACAGTGGCCTTGCTCGGTTCGTCGGGCGTTGGAAAGTCAACGCTGGCCAATGCTCTTGGTGTGGGAGGATTGGCAACGGCGGGAATTCGTGAACACGATGCCAAAGGACGGCACACGACGACGGCTCGTTCGCTTCATCTGCTACCAAGCGGCGGAGTCTTGATCGACAATCCTGGCATTCGCGAACTTCAGCTACCGGCTTGCGAAGAAGGCATCGCTGACTTGTTCGAGGACATCCTCGAAGTTGCCCAGCAATGTCGCTTCAGAAACTGCAGCCATGAAGGCGACGATGGCTGTGCAATCGCAGCAGCCGTCGAATCAGGTGAGCTGGAACAGCGACGATTCACCAGTTTCATGAAACTCCGTGCCGAACAGGCTCGCAATTCGCAATCACTCGCTGAACGTCATCAGCGAGAAAAAGCCACCGGCAAGATGTACAAGTCAATCATCGCCGCGAAGAAGAAACGCCGCGGTGAGTAA